Proteins encoded together in one Bosea sp. (in: a-proteobacteria) window:
- the recF gene encoding DNA replication/repair protein RecF → MAAVARLILQDFRSYETLDLPVGGQIVALVGENGAGKTNILEALSLFTPGRGLRRAELTAMARQGGGGAFAASVTLAEEAGRLGFGLGPADPEGRRPRLARIDGASVGSALAFSDHLRVVWLTPDLDGLFRGAAGERRRFLDRLVLAIDPGHATRSNALERALRSRNRILEESPGQGQWLDAVEREVAELGVAVAAARAETVARLSAIIAETRDDASPFPHALITLVGEIDGLVARLPALDAEDAYRGLLRQGRNRDRAAGRTLAGPQASDLEVRHGLKHIPAGQGSTGEQKALLIGLVLAHARLVAAMSGIAPLVLLDEIAAHLDPRRRAALYEGLTGLGCQIWMTGADAALFADLPMGAERVRVEPGRAVVE, encoded by the coding sequence GTGGCCGCCGTCGCGCGCCTGATCCTCCAGGATTTCCGCTCCTACGAGACCCTCGACCTGCCGGTCGGGGGTCAAATCGTCGCGCTCGTCGGCGAGAACGGGGCGGGCAAGACCAATATCCTCGAAGCGCTCTCGCTGTTCACGCCGGGCCGCGGCCTGCGCCGCGCCGAGCTTACGGCGATGGCGCGCCAGGGCGGCGGCGGCGCCTTCGCCGCCTCGGTCACGCTGGCCGAGGAGGCCGGCCGGCTCGGCTTCGGCCTCGGGCCCGCCGACCCCGAGGGCCGCCGGCCGCGGCTTGCCCGCATCGACGGTGCCAGCGTCGGCTCGGCGCTCGCCTTCAGCGATCATCTGCGCGTGGTCTGGCTGACGCCCGATCTCGACGGGCTGTTCCGCGGCGCCGCCGGCGAGCGCCGCCGCTTCCTCGACCGGCTGGTGCTGGCGATCGACCCCGGCCACGCCACCCGCTCGAACGCGCTCGAACGGGCGCTGCGCTCGCGCAACCGCATCCTCGAGGAAAGCCCCGGCCAGGGCCAGTGGCTCGACGCTGTCGAGCGCGAGGTCGCCGAGCTCGGCGTCGCCGTCGCCGCCGCCCGCGCCGAGACGGTGGCGAGGCTTTCCGCCATCATCGCCGAGACGCGCGACGACGCCTCGCCCTTCCCGCACGCCCTGATCACGCTCGTGGGCGAGATCGACGGCCTCGTCGCGCGCCTGCCGGCGCTCGATGCCGAGGACGCCTACCGCGGCCTGCTGCGCCAGGGACGCAACCGCGACCGGGCGGCGGGGCGCACGCTCGCCGGCCCGCAAGCCTCCGATCTCGAGGTCCGGCACGGCCTCAAGCACATCCCGGCAGGCCAAGGCTCGACCGGCGAGCAGAAGGCGCTGCTGATCGGGCTCGTGCTCGCCCATGCGCGGCTCGTCGCTGCGATGAGCGGCATCGCGCCGCTGGTGCTGCTCGACGAGATCGCCGCCCATCTCGATCCGCGCCGGCGCGCGGCGCTCTATGAGGGGCTGACGGGGCTCGGCTGCCAAATCTGGATGACCGGCGCCGATGCGGCGCTGTTCGCCGACCTGCCGATGGGCGCGGAGCGCGTCCGCGTCGAGCCGGGGCGCGCGGTCGTGGAATAG
- the dnaN gene encoding DNA polymerase III subunit beta, which yields MKVTVERSTLLKSLGHVHRVVERRNTIPILSNLLLGAGDAGLRLKATDLDIEVVETIPADVAEPGATTVPAHTLYDIVRKLPDGAQISLETTGDTGLTLRSGRSRFQLQTLPESDFPDITAGEMAHRFVLPAGELKRLIDKTQFAISTEETRYYLNGIYLHTVDVDGRPVLRAVATDGHRLARVDTAAPQGSVGMPGVIVPRKAVAEIQKLLEDGESEVAVELSASKIRVATAGVVLTSKLIDGTFPDYQRVIPSGNDKRLTVDKGDFAASVDRVSTISSERGRAVKLSMADRRMTLSVTNPDSGSATEEIEVDYEASPLDIGFNARYLMDIAAQLDGDTALLKLADPGSPTVIQDREGASALYVLMPMRV from the coding sequence ATGAAGGTCACGGTCGAACGTTCCACGCTGCTCAAGTCGCTCGGCCACGTCCATCGCGTGGTGGAGCGCCGCAACACCATCCCGATCCTGTCGAACCTGCTGCTCGGGGCCGGCGACGCGGGCCTGCGCCTCAAGGCGACCGATCTCGACATCGAGGTGGTGGAGACGATCCCCGCCGATGTGGCCGAGCCCGGCGCGACGACCGTTCCGGCCCACACCCTCTACGACATCGTCCGCAAGCTGCCCGACGGCGCCCAGATCTCGCTGGAGACCACCGGCGACACCGGGCTCACGCTGCGCTCCGGGCGCTCGCGCTTCCAGCTCCAGACGCTGCCCGAAAGCGATTTCCCCGACATCACCGCCGGCGAGATGGCGCATCGCTTCGTGCTGCCGGCCGGCGAGCTCAAGCGCCTGATCGACAAGACCCAGTTCGCGATCTCGACCGAGGAGACGCGCTACTATCTCAACGGCATCTATCTCCACACCGTCGATGTCGACGGCCGCCCGGTGCTGCGCGCTGTCGCGACCGACGGCCACCGGCTCGCCCGCGTCGACACCGCCGCCCCGCAGGGCTCGGTCGGCATGCCGGGCGTCATCGTGCCGCGCAAGGCCGTCGCCGAGATCCAGAAGCTGCTGGAGGACGGCGAGAGCGAGGTCGCGGTCGAGCTCTCGGCGTCCAAGATCCGCGTCGCCACCGCCGGAGTCGTGCTGACCTCGAAGCTGATCGACGGCACCTTCCCGGATTACCAGCGCGTCATCCCGAGCGGCAACGACAAGCGGCTCACCGTCGACAAGGGCGATTTCGCCGCATCCGTCGACCGCGTCTCGACGATCTCCTCCGAGCGCGGCCGGGCGGTGAAGCTCTCCATGGCCGACCGGCGCATGACGCTCTCCGTCACCAACCCGGATTCGGGCTCCGCGACCGAGGAGATCGAGGTCGATTACGAGGCAAGCCCGCTCGATATCGGCTTCAACGCCCGCTATCTCATGGACATCGCCGCCCAGCTCGATGGCGATACCGCGTTGCTCAAGCTCGCCGATCCGGGCTCGCCGACCGTGATCCAGGATCGCGAAGGCGCCTCCGCGCTCTATGTGCTGATGCCGATGCGCGTCTGA
- the dnaA gene encoding chromosomal replication initiator protein DnaA gives MFERQDFGDAVETTPVVTIVAEDTACVAVEEVAIQEAWERVRRRLRAELGEDVFSSWFGRLELADIAGGVACLTVPTRFLKSWLEAHYTERLRVNCMAELPAPNGVMLSVRTVSRDAASGPRGEAGVLSRPAVASSAPAEAGLAARTGGSQAGEGDLVDACGTALDRRLSFLSFVVGKSNQLAFAAAERIAAAPAGQSPYNPLYLHAGVGLGKTHLLQAIAQEARRQGKRVAYFTADRFMYGFVAALKSQTALAFKEKLRGIDLLVVDDVQFIQGKSIQQEFGHTINALLDAGKQIVVAGDRLAGELEALDERIRSRLGGGLVVEVGALDEALRARILASRLEALHGAHPSFQVGPDVVAYVARVVATNGRDLDGAANRLLAHATLSGQPVTLETAEAAIRDLVRTREPRRVKIEDIQKLVATRYNVSRADILSERRTAAVVKPRQIAMYLSKALTPRSLPEIGRRFGGRDHTTVLHAVRKIEKAISEDRSLHDEVDLLKRMLQE, from the coding sequence ATGTTCGAACGGCAGGATTTCGGGGATGCGGTCGAGACGACGCCGGTGGTGACGATCGTCGCGGAGGACACCGCCTGCGTCGCGGTGGAGGAGGTTGCGATTCAGGAGGCATGGGAGCGCGTGCGCCGGCGCCTGCGGGCCGAGCTCGGCGAGGATGTCTTCTCGAGCTGGTTCGGGCGGCTCGAGCTCGCCGACATCGCCGGCGGCGTCGCCTGCCTGACCGTGCCGACCCGTTTCCTGAAGAGCTGGCTCGAGGCGCATTACACCGAGCGCCTGCGGGTGAACTGCATGGCCGAGCTGCCGGCGCCGAACGGCGTCATGCTTTCGGTGCGCACGGTCTCGCGCGATGCCGCGTCGGGACCGCGCGGCGAGGCCGGCGTGCTGAGCCGCCCCGCCGTGGCGAGCTCCGCCCCGGCCGAGGCCGGCCTCGCCGCGCGGACCGGCGGGTCGCAAGCCGGCGAGGGCGACCTCGTCGATGCCTGCGGCACCGCGCTCGACCGGCGGCTGAGCTTCCTGAGCTTCGTCGTCGGCAAGTCGAACCAGCTCGCCTTCGCGGCGGCCGAGCGCATCGCCGCCGCGCCCGCCGGCCAGAGCCCCTATAACCCGCTCTATCTCCATGCCGGCGTCGGTCTCGGCAAGACGCATCTCCTGCAGGCGATCGCGCAGGAAGCCCGCCGCCAGGGCAAGCGCGTCGCCTATTTCACCGCCGACCGCTTCATGTACGGCTTCGTCGCGGCGCTGAAGTCGCAGACCGCGCTCGCCTTCAAGGAGAAGCTGCGCGGCATCGACCTGCTCGTCGTCGACGACGTGCAGTTCATCCAGGGCAAGTCTATCCAGCAGGAATTCGGCCACACCATCAACGCGCTGCTCGATGCCGGCAAGCAGATCGTCGTCGCCGGCGACCGGCTGGCCGGGGAGCTCGAGGCGCTCGACGAGCGCATCCGTTCGCGGCTCGGCGGCGGGCTCGTGGTCGAGGTCGGCGCGCTCGACGAGGCGCTCAGGGCCAGGATCCTGGCGAGCCGGCTCGAGGCGCTGCACGGCGCCCATCCGAGCTTCCAGGTCGGCCCGGACGTCGTCGCCTATGTCGCCCGCGTCGTCGCAACCAATGGCCGCGACCTCGACGGCGCCGCCAACCGCCTGCTCGCCCACGCCACGCTCTCCGGCCAGCCGGTGACGCTGGAGACGGCGGAGGCGGCGATCCGCGATCTGGTCCGGACGCGCGAGCCGCGCCGCGTCAAGATCGAGGACATCCAGAAGCTGGTGGCGACGCGCTACAATGTCAGCCGCGCCGACATCCTCTCCGAGCGGCGCACCGCGGCGGTGGTGAAGCCGCGCCAGATCGCGATGTATCTGTCGAAGGCGCTGACGCCGCGCTCGCTGCCCGAGATCGGCCGCCGCTTCGGCGGGCGCGACCACACCACGGTGCTGCACGCCGTGCGCAAGATCGAGAAGGCGATCAGCGAGGACCGCTCGCTGCATGACGAGGTCGACCTGCTGAAGCGCATGCTCCAGGAGTGA
- the rpsT gene encoding 30S ribosomal protein S20, whose product MANTTSAKKAARKIARRTEVNKARRSRMRTFLRKVEEAIASGDKSGAAAALKAAQPEIMRAAQKGVVHKNTASRKVSRLAHRIGALAS is encoded by the coding sequence ATGGCCAATACGACGTCGGCCAAGAAGGCTGCGCGCAAGATCGCGCGGCGCACCGAGGTCAACAAGGCGCGCCGCTCGCGGATGCGCACCTTCCTGCGCAAGGTCGAGGAGGCGATCGCCTCCGGCGACAAGTCCGGCGCCGCCGCGGCGCTGAAGGCCGCCCAGCCGGAGATCATGCGCGCCGCCCAGAAGGGCGTGGTCCACAAGAACACCGCCTCGCGCAAGGTCTCGCGCCTGGCACACCGGATCGGCGCCCTGGCTTCCTGA
- a CDS encoding threo-3-hydroxy-L-aspartate ammonia-lyase, whose product MTDTTLPTYADVEAAAARLNGVAHRTPAMTSATANRRTGASLVFKPENLQRMGAFKFRGGYNAIARLAAPQKKAGVVTFSSGNHAQAIAYAGRLLGVPTTIIMPHDAPAAKVAATQGYGGEVVRYDRYTENRLAIGERLAAERGLTIIPPYDHPDVIAGQGTAAKELIEDAGPLDILLVPLGGGGLLAGAALAARALNPACRVFGVEPEAGNDGQQSLRQGKIVTIGVPKTIADGAQTSFLGEMTFPIIQSVVEDIVTVGDAALVEAMRFFAERMKLVVEPTGCLAAAAAFTGAVPVAGKRVGVVLSGGNVDLASFARFIAPPA is encoded by the coding sequence ATGACCGATACGACCCTGCCCACCTATGCCGATGTCGAGGCGGCGGCCGCGCGGCTGAACGGCGTCGCCCATCGCACGCCGGCGATGACCTCCGCCACCGCCAACCGGCGCACGGGGGCGAGCCTCGTCTTCAAGCCGGAGAATCTGCAGCGCATGGGCGCCTTCAAGTTCCGCGGCGGCTACAATGCGATCGCCCGGCTCGCGGCCCCGCAGAAGAAGGCCGGCGTCGTCACCTTCTCCTCGGGCAACCACGCCCAGGCCATCGCCTATGCCGGGCGGCTGCTCGGCGTGCCGACCACGATCATCATGCCGCACGACGCGCCGGCCGCGAAGGTCGCGGCGACGCAAGGCTATGGCGGCGAGGTCGTGCGCTACGACCGCTATACCGAGAACCGCCTCGCGATCGGCGAGCGCCTCGCCGCCGAGCGCGGGCTGACGATCATCCCGCCCTACGATCACCCCGACGTCATCGCCGGCCAGGGCACCGCGGCGAAGGAGCTGATCGAGGATGCGGGCCCGCTCGACATCCTGCTCGTGCCGCTCGGCGGCGGCGGCCTGCTCGCCGGCGCGGCCTTGGCCGCCCGGGCGCTCAACCCGGCCTGCCGGGTCTTCGGCGTCGAGCCGGAGGCCGGCAACGACGGGCAGCAATCGCTTCGCCAGGGCAAGATCGTCACGATCGGCGTGCCGAAGACGATCGCCGATGGGGCGCAGACCAGCTTCCTCGGCGAGATGACCTTCCCGATCATCCAGAGCGTGGTCGAGGATATCGTCACCGTCGGCGACGCCGCCCTCGTCGAGGCCATGCGCTTCTTCGCCGAGCGGATGAAGCTCGTGGTCGAGCCGACCGGCTGCCTTGCCGCCGCTGCCGCCTTCACCGGCGCGGTTCCGGTCGCCGGCAAGCGGGTCGGCGTCGTCCTCTCCGGCGGCAATGTCGATCTGGCGAGCTTCGCCCGCTTCATCGCGCCGCCGGCGTGA
- a CDS encoding enoyl-CoA hydratase: MAYETILVETKGRVGLITLNRPEALNALNGRLIGEIDAALDRFEAEASIGCIVLTGSEKAFAAGADIKEMQSRSFPGTYLDDRFTVWDRIGQRRKPIVAAVAGFALGGGCELAMMCDLIIAADNARFGQPEINLGVIPGAGGTQRLTRAVGKAKAMDLILTGRMMGAEEAERSGLVARVVPLADLAAEALKAAEAIASKSLPSVLMAKESVERAFEVTLREGLRFERRLFASLFATADQKEGMAAFAGKRKPDFTNG, from the coding sequence ATGGCGTATGAGACCATTCTCGTCGAGACGAAGGGCAGGGTCGGGCTGATCACGCTGAACCGCCCCGAGGCGCTGAATGCGCTGAACGGCCGGCTCATCGGCGAGATCGACGCGGCGCTCGATCGCTTCGAGGCCGAGGCGAGCATCGGCTGCATCGTCCTGACCGGCTCGGAGAAGGCTTTCGCCGCCGGCGCCGATATCAAGGAGATGCAGAGCCGCAGCTTCCCCGGCACCTATCTCGACGACAGATTCACCGTCTGGGATCGCATCGGCCAGCGCCGCAAGCCGATCGTCGCGGCGGTGGCGGGTTTCGCGCTCGGCGGCGGCTGCGAGCTCGCCATGATGTGCGATCTCATCATCGCCGCCGACAATGCCAGGTTCGGCCAGCCCGAGATCAATCTCGGCGTCATCCCCGGCGCCGGCGGCACGCAGCGCCTGACCAGGGCGGTCGGCAAGGCCAAGGCGATGGACCTGATTCTCACGGGCCGGATGATGGGTGCCGAGGAAGCGGAGCGTTCCGGCCTCGTCGCCCGCGTCGTGCCGCTCGCCGACCTCGCGGCCGAGGCGCTGAAGGCGGCCGAGGCGATCGCCTCGAAATCGCTGCCCTCCGTGCTGATGGCCAAGGAATCGGTCGAGCGCGCCTTCGAGGTGACGCTCCGGGAAGGCCTGCGCTTCGAGCGCCGCCTCTTCGCCTCGCTCTTCGCCACCGCCGACCAGAAGGAAGGCATGGCCGCCTTCGCCGGGAAGCGGAAGCCGGATTTCACCAACGGCTGA
- the mutM gene encoding bifunctional DNA-formamidopyrimidine glycosylase/DNA-(apurinic or apyrimidinic site) lyase produces the protein MPELPEVETVRRGLEPAMAGERFARVELRRPDLRFPLPERFAARLTGRRIEALSRRAKYLIADLDDGNALVMHLGMSGRFVVEAPGTKPVEPGAYYNEIGRHLIHDHVVFEMGSGARVTYNDVRRFGFMDLLPRADLATSKHFAGMGIEPLGNALSGEALAALFCGKIAPLKAALLDQRLVAGLGNIYVCEALFRARLHPQAEAGSIATPTGRPREKAHELARIIREVLEEAVAAGGSTLRDFAHADGSLGYFQHRFKVYDREDEPCVTPGCGGLVKRLVQSGRSTFYCESCQRRG, from the coding sequence ATGCCCGAGCTCCCCGAGGTCGAAACCGTCCGGCGCGGGCTCGAGCCCGCCATGGCGGGCGAGCGCTTCGCCCGCGTCGAGCTGCGCCGGCCGGACCTGCGCTTTCCCCTGCCGGAGCGTTTCGCCGCGCGCCTGACCGGCCGGCGCATCGAGGCGCTGTCGCGGCGGGCGAAATACCTGATCGCCGATCTCGACGACGGCAACGCGCTCGTCATGCATCTGGGCATGAGCGGGCGCTTCGTCGTCGAGGCCCCCGGCACGAAGCCGGTCGAGCCCGGCGCCTATTACAACGAGATCGGCCGCCACCTGATCCACGACCATGTCGTGTTCGAGATGGGGTCCGGCGCGCGCGTCACCTATAACGACGTGCGCCGCTTCGGCTTCATGGACCTGCTGCCGCGCGCCGATCTCGCGACCTCGAAGCATTTCGCCGGCATGGGCATCGAGCCGCTCGGCAACGCGCTCTCGGGCGAGGCGCTTGCCGCGCTGTTTTGCGGCAAGATCGCGCCGCTGAAGGCCGCGCTGCTCGACCAGCGACTCGTGGCGGGCCTGGGCAACATCTATGTCTGCGAGGCGCTGTTCCGGGCGCGGCTCCACCCGCAAGCCGAGGCCGGCAGCATCGCGACGCCGACCGGCCGCCCGCGCGAAAAGGCGCATGAGCTTGCCCGCATCATCCGTGAGGTGCTGGAGGAGGCGGTCGCCGCCGGCGGCTCGACGCTGCGCGATTTCGCCCATGCCGACGGCTCGCTCGGCTATTTCCAGCATCGTTTCAAGGTCTATGACCGCGAGGACGAGCCTTGCGTCACGCCGGGCTGCGGCGGGCTGGTGAAGCGGCTGGTGCAGTCGGGCCGCTCGACCTTCTATTGCGAAAGCTGCCAGAGGCGCGGGTAG
- the ubiE gene encoding bifunctional demethylmenaquinone methyltransferase/2-methoxy-6-polyprenyl-1,4-benzoquinol methylase UbiE yields MTAASDTTHFGFETVRLAEKQAKVDDVFHKVAERYDLMNDLMSGGLHRAWKSALLTAVNPAKDRPFHHLDVAGGTGDVAFSVLDAGGPETEVTVLDINADMLRVGRERAGKRFPEDERIRFVQGNAEALGLPDGYFDCYTIAFGIRNVPRIDMALAEAFRVLKRGGRFLCLEFSHVDVPLIDKIYESYSFRVIPPLGRMVTGDAEPYRYLVESIRKFPKPQAFAGMIEDAGFRRAKFTAMTGGVVALHSGWKL; encoded by the coding sequence GTGACAGCAGCTTCCGACACCACCCATTTCGGCTTCGAGACGGTGAGGCTCGCCGAGAAGCAGGCCAAGGTCGACGATGTCTTCCACAAGGTCGCCGAACGCTACGACCTGATGAACGACCTGATGTCGGGGGGGCTGCACCGGGCCTGGAAGAGCGCGCTCCTCACCGCGGTCAACCCGGCGAAGGACCGCCCCTTCCATCATCTCGACGTCGCCGGCGGCACCGGCGACGTCGCCTTCTCCGTGCTGGACGCCGGCGGCCCCGAGACCGAGGTGACGGTGCTCGACATCAACGCCGACATGCTGCGCGTCGGGCGCGAGCGGGCCGGGAAGCGCTTCCCCGAAGACGAGCGCATCCGCTTCGTCCAGGGCAATGCCGAGGCGCTCGGCCTGCCGGACGGGTATTTCGACTGCTACACCATCGCTTTCGGCATCCGGAACGTGCCGCGCATCGACATGGCGCTGGCCGAGGCTTTTCGCGTGCTGAAGCGCGGCGGGCGGTTCCTGTGCCTCGAGTTCAGCCATGTCGACGTGCCGCTCATCGACAAGATCTACGAGAGTTATTCCTTCCGGGTCATCCCGCCGCTGGGGCGGATGGTGACGGGCGATGCCGAGCCCTACCGGTACCTCGTCGAATCGATCCGCAAGTTCCCCAAGCCGCAGGCCTTCGCCGGGATGATCGAGGATGCCGGCTTCCGCCGGGCGAAGTTCACGGCGATGACCGGCGGGGTCGTGGCGCTGCATTCCGGCTGGAAGCTGTGA
- the ubiB gene encoding 2-polyprenylphenol 6-hydroxylase — MISSFFHMLRGLRVGFVLAREGALALVDPSVLPPLARGLIRLGRLIERRGAGSSATRLAAALTRLGPSYVKFGQFLATRPDVVGMKIAQDLSALQDRMPAFPMAQARAIVEAAHGEKLEEIFPAFSEPVAAASIAQVHRARLKDGREVAVKLLRPGIRDRFNRDLAAMRFGAEMAEARSAEARRLRFTGVVETLARSVAMEMDLRLEAAALSEFAENTRDDPDFRVPEPDWQLTAREMLVDEWIDGVRLSDVEGLSAAGHDLPELARKIIQSFLKHAIRDGFFHADMHPGNLFVDAEGRLVAVDGGIMGRLGLKERRFLAEILLGFITRDYTRVAQVHFEAGYVPAHHDVADFAQAIRAVGEPIHDRRADQISMAKVLTLLFEITGMFDMATRTELVMLQKTMVVVEGVARTLDPHLDMWGTADPVVRDWITHNLGPIGRLEEAGRGARALIGSLANLPDTLGRAERVLGQLEEASRHGFSLDERSVEAIGRAEARRNRWGSAALWLIAALMAYAVFG, encoded by the coding sequence ATGATCTCCTCCTTCTTCCATATGCTGCGGGGGCTGCGCGTCGGCTTCGTGCTGGCGCGCGAGGGGGCGCTCGCGCTGGTCGACCCTTCCGTGCTGCCGCCGCTGGCGCGCGGGTTGATCCGGCTCGGCCGGCTGATCGAGCGGCGCGGCGCCGGCTCCTCCGCGACCCGGCTCGCGGCGGCGCTGACCCGGCTCGGCCCTTCTTACGTCAAGTTCGGCCAGTTCCTGGCGACGCGGCCCGACGTCGTCGGCATGAAGATCGCGCAGGACCTCTCGGCGCTCCAGGACCGGATGCCCGCCTTCCCGATGGCGCAGGCGCGCGCCATCGTCGAGGCGGCCCATGGCGAGAAGCTGGAGGAGATCTTCCCCGCCTTCAGCGAGCCGGTCGCCGCCGCCTCGATCGCGCAGGTGCATCGCGCCCGGCTGAAGGACGGGCGGGAGGTCGCGGTCAAGCTGCTACGGCCCGGCATCCGCGACCGCTTCAACCGCGACCTCGCGGCGATGCGCTTCGGCGCCGAGATGGCCGAGGCGCGCTCGGCCGAGGCGCGGCGCCTGCGCTTCACCGGCGTGGTCGAGACCTTGGCGCGCTCGGTCGCGATGGAGATGGACCTCAGGCTCGAAGCCGCCGCCCTCTCCGAATTCGCCGAGAACACCAGGGACGATCCCGATTTCCGCGTGCCGGAGCCGGACTGGCAGCTCACCGCGCGCGAGATGCTGGTCGACGAATGGATCGACGGCGTCCGGCTCTCCGACGTCGAGGGCCTCAGCGCCGCCGGCCACGACCTGCCGGAGCTCGCGCGCAAGATCATCCAGTCCTTCCTGAAGCACGCGATCCGCGACGGCTTCTTCCATGCCGACATGCACCCCGGGAACCTGTTCGTCGACGCTGAGGGGCGTCTCGTCGCGGTCGACGGCGGCATCATGGGCCGGCTCGGCCTGAAGGAGCGGCGCTTCCTGGCCGAGATCCTGCTCGGCTTCATCACCCGCGACTATACCCGCGTCGCGCAGGTGCATTTCGAGGCTGGCTATGTCCCGGCCCATCACGACGTCGCCGATTTCGCCCAGGCGATCCGCGCCGTCGGCGAGCCGATCCACGACAGGCGCGCCGACCAGATCTCGATGGCCAAGGTCCTGACCCTGCTCTTCGAGATCACCGGCATGTTCGACATGGCGACGCGCACCGAGCTCGTCATGCTGCAGAAGACCATGGTGGTGGTCGAGGGCGTGGCCCGCACGCTCGATCCCCATCTCGACATGTGGGGCACGGCCGATCCGGTGGTGCGCGACTGGATCACCCACAACCTCGGGCCGATCGGCCGGCTGGAGGAGGCCGGGCGCGGCGCCCGGGCGCTGATCGGCTCGCTGGCGAACCTGCCCGACACGCTCGGCCGGGCCGAACGCGTGCTCGGCCAGCTCGAGGAGGCGTCCCGCCACGGCTTTTCGCTCGACGAGCGCAGCGTCGAGGCGATCGGACGGGCCGAGGCGCGCCGCAACCGCTGGGGCAGCGCCGCGCTGTGGCTGATCGCGGCGCTGATGGCTTACGCGGTGTTCGGCTGA
- a CDS encoding GcrA family cell cycle regulator: MNEAGAWTDERVELLKKLWSDGLSASQIAAELGSVTRNAVIGKVHRLGLSGRAKSTAQPAAARASAPRKPAARPPSHPMGGAASAATRGAHALAPDFAPAAEIAAEAPPLPEDVVIPFSERVTIMDLREYMCRWPMGDPTRPDFRFCGARAQTGMPYCGHHARIAYQPAADRRRDRGRVRA; this comes from the coding sequence ATGAACGAAGCCGGAGCATGGACGGACGAACGCGTCGAGCTGCTCAAGAAACTCTGGAGCGACGGGCTGAGCGCCAGCCAGATCGCCGCCGAGCTCGGCAGCGTCACGCGCAACGCGGTGATCGGCAAGGTCCACCGCCTCGGCCTCTCGGGCCGTGCCAAGAGCACGGCGCAGCCGGCCGCGGCGCGCGCCAGCGCCCCCCGCAAGCCTGCGGCACGCCCGCCGAGCCATCCGATGGGCGGCGCGGCTTCGGCCGCGACGCGCGGCGCCCATGCGCTGGCGCCCGATTTCGCGCCCGCGGCGGAGATCGCAGCCGAAGCCCCGCCGCTACCCGAGGATGTGGTGATCCCGTTCTCGGAGCGGGTCACCATCATGGATCTGCGCGAATACATGTGCCGCTGGCCGATGGGCGACCCGACGCGGCCGGATTTCCGCTTCTGCGGCGCCCGCGCCCAGACCGGCATGCCCTATTGCGGCCACCACGCCCGCATCGCCTACCAGCCCGCCGCCGACCGCCGGCGCGACCGCGGCCGGGTCCGGGCCTGA